TATTAGTGGGTAATTTAGTGGTGTTATTTGGATTTGAACCAATTGTTACTTCATACTCTGTTCCATTTACACTAGCAATTTTTACATGGTTTGGTGTTATGCTGGTTGGAACGATTTATGAAAAATTAAAATTTTATAGAAAGTTACTTATTCCAACTGAATTAATAGGTAAGCTTTCGATTATTGTTTCGCTAAGTCTTCGTATTTATGGAAATATTATTGGTGGGTCAGCCATTTTAGCATCAGTTTACTTATTTGCTGGATTTATGTGACAATTGGCATTTTCTGTACCAAGTACCCAAAGTTGATATTTCTTTGGTTTAATAATCACACCATTTTTACATTTTTATTTTGATTTATTCGGTTCTGTAATTCAAGCTCTTGTGTTTTCATTATTAACAACTGTTTATTGAGTAATGGAAGCAGAATCTACTAAGAAAAAGAAGAAAGTTAATTCAACAACTGAAAGACTTTCATTTAAAAATTGATCAAGAAAAAATAAAGAAGCTATTTATTAGGAGGAAACTATGATTTCACAATTAACAAGTTTATTACAAGAAGCAACTACAAGTGCAACACCAGTAGCAGAACAAAGCACAACATCATCTACAAAAGGATTGCTTGCAATTGGCGCTGGAATAGCAGCCATTGGTGTTATGGGTGCTGGTCTTGGGCAAGGTATTGCCGCTGCTAAGGCAGTTGAAGCTGTAGGAAGAAACCCAGAAGCAGAATCAAAAATACGTCTTATGCTTATTATTGGTGCAGGGATCGCTGAAACAACAGCTATTTATGCTTTACTTATTGCATTTTTAATCTTATTTGTTTAGAGATATTTTTAAAACATGATTAAATATTTAAATGAAGCTTCAAGTTCTTCATCAATAAGTGATCAATTCGGTCATAGATTTAATGAGTTATTTGGAGGACTATTTCCAAGTATTCCAATTGTTATTGCTACAATAATTGCGTTTTTAATAGTTTTTGGTTTATTATTTTATTTTGTTTATAAACCAGTTAAGAAATTAATGAAAGAACGTCAAGAATTTATGCAAAATAATATTGATGAAACCATAAAAAATAAAGAAGAAAGTATTTTAAGATTAAATGATGCAAATGAAGGATTGAAGAATGCGCATATTCAAGCTGATCAAATAATTTCACAAGCTAAAATTAAAGCAGAGAAAATATCAGATGTTTATATCCACAATGCTAAAATTGAATCAAAACGTATTTTAGATGAAACATCTATTGACATAAGCGCTCAACAAAGAGAATTTAACTTTAATTCTAAAAGATATGTTGTTGAAGTGGCGACAGAAATGGCTAAAAAGATTCTTAAAAGAGAAATAACAAAAGAAACTCAAGATGCAATAATAACTGAATATCTTAATTCTGATAAATCAGTAGAGGAATTATAATGTATCAAAAAAGTCATGCATCTGCTTATGCTGTTGCTATATTTGACATTGTTCAAGAAGAAAAAGAAGATAAATTTAAAAAATTACAAAATGAGTTTGAATTATTAAAAGAAATAATTGATAGTAATCCAGAATTTATTGATTATTTAAAAAATGATTCTATTTCAGAGACAACTAGATTAGAAACTATTGATTTAGCATTTAAGGATTTTGATTGAATAATTACTAATACTTTAAAAGTAGTAACAATAAGAAAGGCAATTACATATCTTAAAAAAATAATTATTGAATATTTAAAGTTATCAAATAGACATTTAAAAGTTAGATATATTCAAGTTGTTTCTGCCTTTCCATTATCAGAAAAGCAACTTGAAGATATAAAATTAAAATTACAAAAAATCACACGTAGAACTATCAAAATAACTAATAAAACAGACAAGAATTTAATAAGTGGATTCAAAATAATTTCTCATACTGAGGTTTTAGAATCAAACTATAATAAAGAGTTAGAAAAACTCAAAAATCAAATTATTTGAGAAAAAGAGGAGGTGTAATGCCTATAAAATTAGATGATATTTCTGAAATAATTAAAGAACGTATTAAAGATATGGGTTCAAAGGTTGATCGCTCTGAAATAGGACGGGTTGTATCTGTCGGAGATGGTATTGCCATTATTTCAGGTTTAGAAAAAGTTAAATATAGCGAGGTTGTAAGTTTTGGAACTGGTGTTTATGGTATTGCATTAAACCTTGAAGAAGAAACCGTTGGAGTAGCTCTATTAGGAGATGCCAACTCGATTTCTGAAGGTAATGAAGCCTTTAGAACTGGTAGAGTTATTTCTGTTCCAGTGGGTAATGCAATGCTAGGGAGAGTCGTTGACGCTCTTGGTGCGCCGATAGATGGAAAAGGTAAAATTAATACTGATAAATATTCTGAAATTTTTAAAACAGCTTCTGGTGTAATGTCAAGAAAAGAAGTTAATCAACCATTAGAAACAGGTATTTTAGCAATCGACACAATGATTCCGATCGGAAAAGGACAACGTGAATTAATTATCGGTGATCGTCAAACCGGGAAAACTGCTATTGCAATTGATACAATTATTAATCAAAAAGGTAAAAATGTAAAGTGTGTTTATGTTGCAATTGGGCAAAAAAATTCAACCGTTGCTCAAATAGTACAAAAACTTTCAGATACTCAAAGTTTAGAATATACAACTGTTGTTGTTGCTGGTGCTAGCGAATTAGCTCCACAACAATATATAGCTCCATACACAGGTGTAACAATTGCAGAAGAATGAATGAAAAACGGACAGGATGTTTTGATTGTTTATGATGATTTATCTAAACATGCAATCGCTTATAGAACACTATCATTATTATTACGTAGACCCCCAGGACGTGAGGCGTATCCAGGTGATGTCTTTTACTTACATTCACAACTTTTAGAACGTGCTGCAAGATTAAATGAGCAGTACGGGAATGGTTCGATAACAGCTTTACCTATTATCGAAACTCAACAAGGTGATATTAGTGCATATATTCCAACAAATGTTATTTCCATTACAGATGGACAAATTTTTACCAAAGAAAGTTTATTTAATGCCGGACAAAGACCTGCGATTGATATCGGTTTTTCAGTTTCTAGAGTTGGTTCAGCTGCGCAAACTAAAGCGATGAAACAAGTGGTTGGTTCATTAAAGCTTGAATTAGCTCAATTTAACGAAATGCAAGCATTTGCGCAATTTGGCTCAGACCTTGATGATTCAACTAAATCTATTTTGGATCATGGTTCAAAAGTTTATCGTTTATTAAGACAGGAACAATATTTTCCAATTTCTCAAGAAGTTCAAGCGATTATTTTAGTCGGTGTTAAAGAGAGAATTATTAACCCATTACCAATTGATAAAATTATTACATTTAGAGATAGTGTTATTGATTGAACGTCATTTGATAATGTTGGAGTTGAAATAGTGGATAGAATCAACAAAAACGGTAATATTTCAACTGATGATTATCAAATAATTGAACAAAAACTTGTTGAAGTAGTGAAATCAATTATTGCAACAATTCCAAATTATGATTCAAGATTATATAAACCATTACCTAAAAAATATTTAGGAAGTTCTGATGTCTAATTTAAATGGATTAAAAAACAGAATAAATGTTGTTTCTAATACTAAAAAAATAACAAAAGCAATGGAACTTGTTTCAACTTCAAAATTAAGAAGATTAAGAAATGAGTTTATTAATATTCAATCTTATCAAAATACATTGTCAGACATTTTTAAAGACTTGATGGAAAGAATTGAATTAAGCAGATTTTATTCTATTTTTCCAAAAAATGATAATAATTCTAAGTTATTTATTTTTATCACTAGTGACTTAGGATTATGTGGTTCATATAACCATAATGTTTATAAATTATTAGAGAATAAATTAAGTCCAAGTGACAAGATAATTGTCATTGGTGCAAAAGGCATTGGTTTATTAAAAACTATGAAATATAAAGAACAAATTCTTAAATCATTCGCAAATATTGGTGAGAAACTTTCATATGAAATAAGTTCAGCGATCATTAAGGTTGCACTTGATTTATATTTATCTAATGAAATTTCAGAAATAAATTTAATTCATACTGAATTTGTTAATAATTTAACCCAAGAAGCAATTTGCAAAAAAATATTTCCATTTGAAATAGAAAATAATAAAAAAAGTAAAAATTTAAATCAAATATTAGAATTTGATCCAGATGCAGAAACTATATTATTAAATTCAGTTCCATTATTTTTAACAAGTACATTATATAGTCTTAGTTTTAGTTCAAAGATTTCTGAAATGGCAGCCAGAAGAATGGCGATGGAAAATGCTACTAATAATGCAGAAGATCTTATGAATGAATTAAAACTTAAATTTAATAGAGAGCGTCAAGGAATCATCACCCAAGAAATTACTGAAATTGTTTCTGGTGCTGATGCTACTTAAAAGGAGTAATTATGATAAGAAATGAAGGGATAATTGTTCAAATTTTAGGTCCAGTTGTGGATGTAAGATTTCAAGAAGGAAAATTACCTAAGTTATTAAATGCTTTAAAAGTAGAAGTGAATAATAAAGTATATACATTTGAAGTAGCACAACATATTGGCGATGATACAGCTAGAACAATATCAATGGGTGATGTAAACGGATTGCAAAGAGGTTTAGTCGTTTATGATACAGGAGCCCCAATTTCTGTTCCAGTTGGCGAAGTTGTTTTAGGTAGAATGTTTGATGTTTTAGGTAATCCGATTGATGAAATGCCACTTGATAAAGATGTTATGAGAGCATCAATTCATGCACCTTCACCGTCATATGAAGAGCAAAAAACTTCATCAGAAATTCTTGAAACAGGTATTAAAGTCATTGATCTTTTGATACCTTATGCAAAAGGTGGAAAAATTGGACTTTTTGGTGGTGCAGGAGTTGGAAAAACTGTTTTAGTGCAAGAATTAATTAATAACATTGCTACTCAACATAATGGGCTCTCGGTTTTTGCTGGTGTAGGGGAAAGAACCAGAGAAGGGAATGACTTATACCATGAAATGAAATCCGCCGGTGTTCTTGACAAAACTGCCCTAGTTTTTGGTCAAATGAACGAATCGCCTGGTGCTCGTATGAGAGTTGCTTTATCCGGGCTTACAATGGCTGAATATTTTAGAGATAAGCAAAACCAAGATGTTTTATTATTTATTGATAATATTTTTAGATTTACTCAAGCTGGTTCAGAAGTTTCTGCTTTATTAGGTCGTATGCCTTCTGCTGTTGGATACCAACCAACATTAGCCACTGAAATGGGTGCTTTACAAGAAAGAATTACATCAACAAGAAGAGGATCAATTACATCAGTGCAAGCAGTTTATGTTCCTGCTGATGATTTAACTGATCCAGCACCAGCTACAACATTTACTCACCTTGATGCTAAAACTGTTCTTGATAGAGGGATTGCATCATTAGGTATTTATCCTGCTATTGATCCGTTAAACTCATCATCAAGATTACTTGATCCACTTGTTGTTGGTGCTGAACATTATGAAGTTGCTCAATCAGTAATTTCAATTTTACAAAGATTCAAAGAATTACAAGACATTATTGCTATTTTAGGAATGGGTGAATTAAGCGAAGAAGATAAAAAAGTAGTTGCGAGAGCTAGAAGAATTAGAAACTTTTTATCACAACCATTCACCGTTGCTGAAAAATTTTCTGGAATTAAGGGATCATATGTACCAGTTTCTGATACTATTAGAAGCTTTAAAAGAATTCTTTCAGGTGAATATGATGATTATCCGGAAGAAATTTTTAGATATGCAGGTAGCATAGATGATGTAATTAATAGATATCAAAAAATTAAAAATGAAGGTAATTCTAATTAAATATAATGGCAACAACACATTTAAATATTACTATACCTAGTGGAATATTTTTTGAAGGTGATGTGGAAATTGTAACATTAAGAAGTTCTACTGGTTATATTGGTCTTCAGCCTAATCGCTCTCCATTATTTTCTAGCATTGATATTGGTATTTTAACTATTGGTTGAAGTACTGATGAAAGTTCAGAAAAGTATTATATTGGTGGTGGTTTAGTTTATGCAGAAGCAAAAAAAATAAACATTATTACTGATGATATAATTAATCTTAAAGACATTGATATTAATCAAGTGATTAAAGAAAAAGAAGCTCTTGAAAAAACAATTTTGCAATCTGCAAAAGGTGATGTTGATATTGAAAAACTTGAAATTCAACTAAAGAAAACACTATTTAAAATTGATTCATATAATATTTTAAATAAAAACTAATATTTAGTATAATTATTTTAATAGTTATATATAAAATACTAAAATTAAGGAGAAAAATGGCGAATTTATTTAATAATCGCGAAAATCAAAATGTTGAAGGGTTTAATCCTTTTGTAGATAATACACCAAAAAAAGTTGTTTCATCAACTGCTGCGACTATTGTATTTTGAATATTAGGATTAATAATTTTTTCTGGTATTTATTTTCTTGTTGCAAGAAATAGATTATTAAGAAAACAAAATGAAATTAATGAATCAGCATCAGTAATAGATGTTCAGTTGGCAAAAAGAGCTGATACACTAATTAAGTTATATGATATTGTAAAATCACATAAGGATTTTGAAAAAGAAACATTTAGTCAAATTGCTAAATTAAGATCATTACAAAGCCTTGGTGCATATAGTGAAAAACAAAGATTAGAAATTGAAAACCTTAATAATTCTGTTTTAGGTCGTTTAATTGCTGTATCTGAAAATTATCCAGAACTTAAAGCGTCGCAATCATATTTAAATCTAATGGATCAAACTGTGTATTTAGAAAGAGAAATTGGAGCTGCCCGTAGGTTATATAACTCAAAAGTAACTGAATTTAATACAAATATCTTTTTATGACCAGATAGTGTTGTTTCATCTGCATTATCTTTAACTACATATCCTCTTTTTGTTGCTAGTCAGCAACAAAAATCTGATGTTTCAATGAAAGATTTATAATACTAAAAGTAAAAAAATATTTTAAAATCTAATGTTAATTCATTAGATTTTTTTCTTTTTTAGTTTATCATTGATAAATTTGTATCAATATATTGATGAATAAGAATGAATTTAAACAAATAGATCAAAAAGACTGTTCATTATATGTTTTTAAATATTTTTTACATTACAAAGAAGGTATAAACATTTCGATCGATGAACTAAAACTTCAAACTAAATATCAAGTAAATGGAATTAGTTTAGAAGATTTTAATCAAAGCATTATGAATCAAAATTGAGAAATAGCTGTTTATAATACTGATTTTGATACTTTAACAAAGATTAATGATAGTGAGTTTCCATTTGCGGCAATAGTTAATACCTTTGATGAAAATCATATGGTTTTATTAACTGAATTTAATGCAGAAAATATTGTTTATTATGATCCGAATATTGGTTCAGAAGTTTGTCTTAAATTGAATGAATTTAAAAAGATTTTTAAGGAAGTATTAATAGAATTTAAAAAAAGAAAAACAAATATTCAAAGTATTAAAAGTTCTAAAGATTCAATAAATCCTAAGTTAACTACCAACTTATCTCTTTGAGAACTTCATAAAAGCCATTTATTTTTATTTTTTATTTTATTATTAGAATTATCATTTTTGATTCTGATACCAATAATAAACAAGAGAATTATAAATGTTATTACAATTTACAAACTAGAAAATGAACTTATCTTAATCGGAATTTCAACAATTGTTGTTATTATTTTTCTATATTTATTTCAGAATATTGTCAACAGAATTACAAAAAGGATTTACTTAAAAAAATCACATCAAAACATTCATTTAATATTAACTAAATTTCAAGTACAAAACAAAAAGATTATTAATAAATTCACTAGTATTGAAATCAAAAATAGATTATCGAGTTTATATGAAATTGTACTTTTAAAAGAAACTTTTATCCCTAATTTATTGATTAATATTTTAAGTTTCGGAATATCTTTAATAATCTTAAGAAATATAAATAATATAATGTTAATTACACTTTTTGTGCTAGGTTTAGTGTTAGTAAGTGTATGTCTAATACAAAAAAGAATTTTCGAAACTCATTTTAATGCTATTTTAGGACAATCATATTTAATGGACCAAACTTTTGATAATTATATTAATTCAATTAATGAATTTATGCAAGAAAGTTTATCATCAAAAACTTTGATAAAGTGAAATGAGGAATCGAAAAAATTTCAAGAGATATCTTTTATTTATGACCAAAAATTAAACTATATCAATACTTTTAATGCTTTATTAGAAATAATTATTCCACTATTAATTGGGTTTATTGGTGTAAGTGAGATTTGAAATAATCGTTTAGAAATTTCTAACTTTATTTATTTTTTAACTTCATTAAACCTATTTCTAAAACCATTAAAGGGATTTTTTATAAATTTATCTGATTATCTAAATTTTAAAGAAAAATCAAAATTAATAAATGTGTTCAAAGAGAATGTTTATTCAAATAATTTAATTGATAAAATCCTAATCGATAAAATTATGAAAATTCAAATCTCATATGGTGAATTTACATATTTTAATACTAATAAACCTGCCATTGATATAGATCGATTAATATTTGAAGACAAATCCAAAATTCTAGGAATTAATGGTTCAGGTAAGAGCACACTATCAAAAATAATTGCAGGATTATTACCGCTTGATAAAGGTGAAATATTAATTAATGACACAAGTTGCAATGTGTTTTTAAATAAAGATATTAAGGAAAAGATTTATTACTTAAATTCAGAACAATCAATGCTTAAATTAACTATTAGTGAATTTTTGATGATTAATAATAATCAACACTTTTATAATATTTTAAATAAGCATAATTTTTTAGAACTATTTCAAATGATTAAATTAGATTACAAAATGTTAGAATGAAAAAGACTAAATGAACTTTCTAAGGGGCAAATTGCTTTTGTAAAAATACTTAAATTACTGATTTACGATTTTGATGTTGTGATATTAGATGAAGCTTTTGAAAATATTAGTATTGAAGTATTTAAAATGTTAAAACAGCGTTTGAATCAGTATTTAAAAGACAAAATTGTTATCGAAATCAGTCATAATAATAAGTATATATTTGATTCGGGTAAAGAGGTATATTTAAATGCATAAAAAATTAAATGAATCTTTTGTTATTACGTTATTATTTATATTTTTTTTAACCGCCTTAGGTACTTTTATATATATTTTATTAACTATAAGACATTATGAATATTTTAATGCAATTATAAAAAAAGAGTCTGATGAGTTATATGTTGTTAATTTGGATAGAAAAAAAGTTATCCAAAATAATTTATTAATAAATCTTAATTATAATCAAAAAATTTATAACTTTAAAATTGAGATTCTTGACGCTTATGCAGAAAGTGGTATTCAAATTAATTCACCAAGTCTTGTTGAATTTATGAATGAAAATAATATTTATTCAACTGTAATTTTCTTCTCAAAACCTGATGTAACTTATTTTAATAAAGTCATGAATGTGCTCAAAGAGTTGATAACATAATATTAAAAAATACTAAATATTGTATAATTAAATAATTAATAGAGATGAGGTTATATAATGTTTGAAATTTTAGCAACAAAAAATGATGCCGGTAGAACTTTATTTAAATTATTATCAAAATATTTGAATAATATCTCTAAATCAAAACTTGAAAAAATATTTCGTAAAAGGGATATAAAAGTAAATAATTTAAGAATATCTGATAAGTCATTGAAAATAAATCAAGGTGATAAAATTGTTGTTTATGGTGTTTATGATGCTCAAAAAGATGTTGAGATACCAAAAATAAATGTTAATTTAGATATTCTTTATGAGGATCAAAACATTTTAATTGTTGATAAGAAAAATAATATTCCTGTACATGGGGAAAATGATTCACTAGACAATGTTGTTTTAACCTATTTAAAATATACTAAAGTTGATAGTTTTAAGCCGAGCCATGTTGGCCGTTTAGATAAAGAAACTAGTGGTTTAATTGTTTATGCTAAAAATTATAAAACACTTGTGGAATTAAATGCAAATACCGCTTATTTTAAAAAGAAATATATTTTTAAAAGTGATTTGATTCTTCTGGAAAATTCAAGACTTGATATTGAAATATATTTATACAAAGATGAATTAAATAGAAAAATGAAATTTTCAAAAGAAAAAGTTCCTAATGCAAAATTAGCTAGAACTCTTTTTTATTTAGATAAAAAAGATAAAATTGCCGAATTATTAACCGGTAGAAAACATCAAATTAGAGCAACATTAAGTTATTTAAAAAAACCAATATATGGTGATAAAAAGTATGGCGGAAAAAAGGAAAAACGTTTAATGTTACATGCATTTTACATTCAATTTAATAATTTAAAAGATGAATTAAAATATCTTAATAAACAAGAATTTTGAACAAAAAAACCAAAATGATAGGACATAATATGAAAACAATTAGTAAAGAAAAGTTGGTAAATATTGTTAGTTCTTTAATGATGATTCCTACTGATAAAGTAATTGAAAATATTTTGCAAAATTGAAATACATTACAAAAAAATTTAAGATTTTTTGATGAAGTTGATTTAGATAATCTTGAGCCAATGACACATATTGATGAATCATACCAAATTGATTTTTTAAGGGATGATATTGAGGATGATTCATATAGCATTAATAAAAAAACTATATTATCAAATGCAGCGAAAAGTGATAATGATTTTGTAACCTTAAACAAGGTGGTGAAATAAGATGAGAAAATTAAAAGTTTTAGGTAATTATGCGAATGCATATAATGAATTAAAAAAAGATAACAATAATGCTGTTGCTGAACTTTTTCAATTAAATGATTTAAATAAAAATGATGGTGTATTATCTAATTCTATCATCACCATTAAAGATAATTACGCAATGTTTGAATCAAAAACTAAAGCTTCAAGTAGAATCTTAGAAGGATTTATTCCTGGGTATGATGCGACTATTATTTCAAAATTAAAAAACTCAGGAGCAAATATTATTGCAAAAATGCATCTAGATGAATTGGCGTTAGGGGGAACAGGAACATATAGTGCTTATGGGTTAATAACTAATCCAAATGATCCAAAAAGATATGTTGGGGGTTCTTCATCAGGTTCTGCAGCTACTTTTAGTGAAAATATTTCCTTTGCAATCGGTAGTGATACAGGTGATAGCGTAAGATTGCCAGCATCATTTATTGGTAAGGTAGGTTTTAAACCTTCATATGGCGCAATAAGTCGTTATGGGCTATATGCTTATGCTTCATCATTGGATACTGTTGCATATTTTACTCATAATGTTAATGATGCTATTGTTGTATCTGAAGTTTTATTTGGCAAAGATCATAATGATATGACTTCAAAGGATATCGAAATTAAAAATGTTGTTAAAACTAAACCTAATAATATTGTTGCATTAGATTTTTCTGATCAAATTGATCCAAGTGTTAATAAACAATTTCATAATGTAATTGAACATCTAAGATCAAATGGCGTCAATGTTTCAATTATAAAACCTAACCTAAAAATTTTACGTTTGATAAAACCTGTTTATCAAATAATTTCTTTTTCAGAAGCAAGTTCAAATCTTTCTAATTTAAATGGAATTGCTTTTGGCGACCGAATTGAAGCTGATTCATGAGAAGACATAATCAAAAAAACAAGATCTAAAAAATTTGGCCAAATGGTTCAAGAAAGATTATCTTTAGGTAGTTATTTTCTTTATGAAGAAAACCAAAAAGATATTTTTATTAAGGCGCAAAAAGCAAGAAGA
This DNA window, taken from Mycoplasmopsis cynos, encodes the following:
- the atpG gene encoding ATP synthase F1 subunit gamma — its product is MSNLNGLKNRINVVSNTKKITKAMELVSTSKLRRLRNEFINIQSYQNTLSDIFKDLMERIELSRFYSIFPKNDNNSKLFIFITSDLGLCGSYNHNVYKLLENKLSPSDKIIVIGAKGIGLLKTMKYKEQILKSFANIGEKLSYEISSAIIKVALDLYLSNEISEINLIHTEFVNNLTQEAICKKIFPFEIENNKKSKNLNQILEFDPDAETILLNSVPLFLTSTLYSLSFSSKISEMAARRMAMENATNNAEDLMNELKLKFNRERQGIITQEITEIVSGADAT
- the atpE gene encoding ATP synthase F0 subunit C, with amino-acid sequence MISQLTSLLQEATTSATPVAEQSTTSSTKGLLAIGAGIAAIGVMGAGLGQGIAAAKAVEAVGRNPEAESKIRLMLIIGAGIAETTAIYALLIAFLILFV
- the atpH gene encoding ATP synthase F1 subunit delta codes for the protein MYQKSHASAYAVAIFDIVQEEKEDKFKKLQNEFELLKEIIDSNPEFIDYLKNDSISETTRLETIDLAFKDFDWIITNTLKVVTIRKAITYLKKIIIEYLKLSNRHLKVRYIQVVSAFPLSEKQLEDIKLKLQKITRRTIKITNKTDKNLISGFKIISHTEVLESNYNKELEKLKNQIIWEKEEV
- the atpA gene encoding F0F1 ATP synthase subunit alpha, which produces MPIKLDDISEIIKERIKDMGSKVDRSEIGRVVSVGDGIAIISGLEKVKYSEVVSFGTGVYGIALNLEEETVGVALLGDANSISEGNEAFRTGRVISVPVGNAMLGRVVDALGAPIDGKGKINTDKYSEIFKTASGVMSRKEVNQPLETGILAIDTMIPIGKGQRELIIGDRQTGKTAIAIDTIINQKGKNVKCVYVAIGQKNSTVAQIVQKLSDTQSLEYTTVVVAGASELAPQQYIAPYTGVTIAEEWMKNGQDVLIVYDDLSKHAIAYRTLSLLLRRPPGREAYPGDVFYLHSQLLERAARLNEQYGNGSITALPIIETQQGDISAYIPTNVISITDGQIFTKESLFNAGQRPAIDIGFSVSRVGSAAQTKAMKQVVGSLKLELAQFNEMQAFAQFGSDLDDSTKSILDHGSKVYRLLRQEQYFPISQEVQAIILVGVKERIINPLPIDKIITFRDSVIDWTSFDNVGVEIVDRINKNGNISTDDYQIIEQKLVEVVKSIIATIPNYDSRLYKPLPKKYLGSSDV
- a CDS encoding RluA family pseudouridine synthase, translating into MFEILATKNDAGRTLFKLLSKYLNNISKSKLEKIFRKRDIKVNNLRISDKSLKINQGDKIVVYGVYDAQKDVEIPKINVNLDILYEDQNILIVDKKNNIPVHGENDSLDNVVLTYLKYTKVDSFKPSHVGRLDKETSGLIVYAKNYKTLVELNANTAYFKKKYIFKSDLILLENSRLDIEIYLYKDELNRKMKFSKEKVPNAKLARTLFYLDKKDKIAELLTGRKHQIRATLSYLKKPIYGDKKYGGKKEKRLMLHAFYIQFNNLKDELKYLNKQEFWTKKPKW
- a CDS encoding Mbov_0121 family peptidase domain-containing ABC transporter, with translation MNKNEFKQIDQKDCSLYVFKYFLHYKEGINISIDELKLQTKYQVNGISLEDFNQSIMNQNWEIAVYNTDFDTLTKINDSEFPFAAIVNTFDENHMVLLTEFNAENIVYYDPNIGSEVCLKLNEFKKIFKEVLIEFKKRKTNIQSIKSSKDSINPKLTTNLSLWELHKSHLFLFFILLLELSFLILIPIINKRIINVITIYKLENELILIGISTIVVIIFLYLFQNIVNRITKRIYLKKSHQNIHLILTKFQVQNKKIINKFTSIEIKNRLSSLYEIVLLKETFIPNLLINILSFGISLIILRNINNIMLITLFVLGLVLVSVCLIQKRIFETHFNAILGQSYLMDQTFDNYINSINEFMQESLSSKTLIKWNEESKKFQEISFIYDQKLNYINTFNALLEIIIPLLIGFIGVSEIWNNRLEISNFIYFLTSLNLFLKPLKGFFINLSDYLNFKEKSKLINVFKENVYSNNLIDKILIDKIMKIQISYGEFTYFNTNKPAIDIDRLIFEDKSKILGINGSGKSTLSKIIAGLLPLDKGEILINDTSCNVFLNKDIKEKIYYLNSEQSMLKLTISEFLMINNNQHFYNILNKHNFLELFQMIKLDYKMLEWKRLNELSKGQIAFVKILKLLIYDFDVVILDEAFENISIEVFKMLKQRLNQYLKDKIVIEISHNNKYIFDSGKEVYLNA
- the atpF gene encoding F0F1 ATP synthase subunit B — translated: MIKYLNEASSSSSISDQFGHRFNELFGGLFPSIPIVIATIIAFLIVFGLLFYFVYKPVKKLMKERQEFMQNNIDETIKNKEESILRLNDANEGLKNAHIQADQIISQAKIKAEKISDVYIHNAKIESKRILDETSIDISAQQREFNFNSKRYVVEVATEMAKKILKREITKETQDAIITEYLNSDKSVEEL
- a CDS encoding MAG1140 family protein; this encodes MHKKLNESFVITLLFIFFLTALGTFIYILLTIRHYEYFNAIIKKESDELYVVNLDRKKVIQNNLLINLNYNQKIYNFKIEILDAYAESGIQINSPSLVEFMNENNIYSTVIFFSKPDVTYFNKVMNVLKELIT
- the atpD gene encoding F0F1 ATP synthase subunit beta: MIRNEGIIVQILGPVVDVRFQEGKLPKLLNALKVEVNNKVYTFEVAQHIGDDTARTISMGDVNGLQRGLVVYDTGAPISVPVGEVVLGRMFDVLGNPIDEMPLDKDVMRASIHAPSPSYEEQKTSSEILETGIKVIDLLIPYAKGGKIGLFGGAGVGKTVLVQELINNIATQHNGLSVFAGVGERTREGNDLYHEMKSAGVLDKTALVFGQMNESPGARMRVALSGLTMAEYFRDKQNQDVLLFIDNIFRFTQAGSEVSALLGRMPSAVGYQPTLATEMGALQERITSTRRGSITSVQAVYVPADDLTDPAPATTFTHLDAKTVLDRGIASLGIYPAIDPLNSSSRLLDPLVVGAEHYEVAQSVISILQRFKELQDIIAILGMGELSEEDKKVVARARRIRNFLSQPFTVAEKFSGIKGSYVPVSDTIRSFKRILSGEYDDYPEEIFRYAGSIDDVINRYQKIKNEGNSN
- a CDS encoding F0F1 ATP synthase subunit A, with the translated sequence MKEGTKFDLWNWKQPQLISLIITVLIIFIFSITIYLKVRKTKANKASKGIVQIAEAYVGMVEANFESVAGPTKIKPAKIYIFTLGTFLLVGNLVVLFGFEPIVTSYSVPFTLAIFTWFGVMLVGTIYEKLKFYRKLLIPTELIGKLSIIVSLSLRIYGNIIGGSAILASVYLFAGFMWQLAFSVPSTQSWYFFGLIITPFLHFYFDLFGSVIQALVFSLLTTVYWVMEAESTKKKKKVNSTTERLSFKNWSRKNKEAIY
- the atpC gene encoding ATP synthase F1 subunit epsilon produces the protein MATTHLNITIPSGIFFEGDVEIVTLRSSTGYIGLQPNRSPLFSSIDIGILTIGWSTDESSEKYYIGGGLVYAEAKKINIITDDIINLKDIDINQVIKEKEALEKTILQSAKGDVDIEKLEIQLKKTLFKIDSYNILNKN
- a CDS encoding LemA family protein, whose amino-acid sequence is MANLFNNRENQNVEGFNPFVDNTPKKVVSSTAATIVFWILGLIIFSGIYFLVARNRLLRKQNEINESASVIDVQLAKRADTLIKLYDIVKSHKDFEKETFSQIAKLRSLQSLGAYSEKQRLEIENLNNSVLGRLIAVSENYPELKASQSYLNLMDQTVYLEREIGAARRLYNSKVTEFNTNIFLWPDSVVSSALSLTTYPLFVASQQQKSDVSMKDL